One genomic region from Anabaena sp. PCC 7108 encodes:
- a CDS encoding ABC transporter permease, which produces MIAKVPSVFQSQLLNFAPFCTLLIVWYFLTQTTPIDPIFLPPPGQVFSSFLQLFFSGDFILNYFLTSVFRVTTAFFLSVIIALPIGILCSQFTLASYLLEPIFGFTRYLPVAALAPLCILWFGIGDEQKIAVITFGVVFQLVLLFAFDTASIPHEFIEGGRTFGLNHWEIVHQIVLPWSMPAIWNDMRISAGWAWSYLVLAELVAGNNGLGYFIIQSQRYLQTEKVFAGILFVGILGALTDMLFRIIASKLFRWKSI; this is translated from the coding sequence TTGATTGCTAAAGTTCCCTCCGTCTTTCAGTCCCAATTATTAAACTTTGCACCTTTTTGTACTTTGCTAATTGTTTGGTATTTTTTAACTCAAACAACTCCTATCGATCCCATATTTCTGCCCCCACCTGGGCAAGTTTTTTCAAGTTTTCTGCAACTTTTTTTCTCTGGTGACTTTATTTTAAATTACTTTCTCACGAGTGTTTTTAGAGTAACTACTGCTTTTTTTTTATCCGTTATAATTGCGCTTCCTATTGGAATACTTTGCAGTCAGTTCACTTTAGCATCATATTTACTGGAACCAATATTTGGATTTACTCGCTATCTTCCGGTTGCTGCCCTAGCCCCTCTTTGTATTCTATGGTTTGGAATTGGGGATGAGCAAAAAATTGCAGTCATCACATTTGGGGTAGTTTTTCAGCTTGTTCTGCTATTTGCATTTGATACAGCATCCATTCCTCACGAATTTATCGAAGGGGGTCGCACCTTTGGTTTAAATCACTGGGAAATTGTACATCAGATTGTGCTACCTTGGTCAATGCCTGCGATCTGGAATGATATGCGTATTTCGGCTGGTTGGGCTTGGTCTTACCTTGTACTAGCAGAACTTGTCGCTGGGAATAATGGTTTAGGTTATTTTATCATTCAATCACAAAGATACTTGCAAACTGAGAAAGTGTTCGCAGGAATTTTATTCGTGGGAATTCTAGGTGCTTTGACTGATATGCTTTTTCGTATCATAGCTTCTAAGCTGTTTCGATGGAAATCAATTTAA
- a CDS encoding carboxypeptidase-like regulatory domain-containing protein, producing MSEFKFTGMVVNQKNTPIEGAKVSLQYSDIPMTEHTDTDGNFRFTIRQDTKKVDPEIRIEADGYGTYERKIEISPERSSMERIVLTQKNNNPISNEIKVAIIAATGVIIAALVTGYFTLIKPPDKPLPSSPTNQPSSQNPSPSPTSTNVELRLLGNSFNGYQTFQSSEFQNALKKKV from the coding sequence ATGTCTGAGTTTAAATTTACAGGTATGGTTGTTAATCAAAAAAACACCCCTATTGAAGGGGCTAAAGTTAGCCTACAATATTCAGACATACCGATGACCGAACATACAGATACAGACGGAAATTTTAGATTCACAATTAGACAGGATACAAAAAAAGTTGATCCCGAAATAAGAATAGAAGCTGACGGTTACGGCACTTACGAACGTAAGATCGAGATATCTCCTGAGCGTTCATCAATGGAACGAATTGTACTTACACAGAAGAATAATAATCCAATATCAAATGAGATAAAAGTAGCTATTATAGCTGCCACAGGCGTAATTATTGCAGCACTTGTAACTGGTTATTTTACTCTGATTAAACCACCAGACAAACCGCTTCCTTCTTCTCCTACAAATCAACCATCTTCTCAAAACCCATCACCTTCTCCAACATCTACAAATGTTGAATTGAGGCTTTTAGGCAATTCCTTCAATGGTTACCAAACTTTTCAAAGTTCTGAGTTTCAGAACGCACTAAAAAAAAAGGTTTAA
- a CDS encoding J domain-containing protein, whose product MPKSSEISYYALLGLHPSASVIDIRRTYRELSKQYHPDTTELPATVATAKFQQINEAYATLSHPERRLSYDLKIGYSRFGVIQAPTDLNHSVHKPYDFSKSMYLDASDRPLSAGEIFVLFVLGLTIVGCLLLAIAIGLIRGESSFQTHLSQPLNTQQQFTQIYQLNTQTTSKIKNQ is encoded by the coding sequence ATGCCAAAAAGCAGCGAAATCTCATATTATGCCTTGCTAGGACTACATCCATCAGCGTCTGTGATAGATATCCGTCGCACTTATCGAGAACTGAGTAAACAGTATCATCCTGATACAACAGAATTACCGGCCACAGTTGCTACTGCTAAATTTCAACAAATTAACGAAGCTTACGCCACTCTCAGTCATCCCGAACGGCGTTTGAGTTATGATTTGAAGATTGGCTATTCCCGTTTTGGTGTCATTCAAGCCCCAACGGATTTAAATCATTCCGTACATAAGCCTTATGATTTCTCAAAATCAATGTATTTAGATGCAAGCGATCGCCCCCTGTCAGCAGGAGAAATCTTTGTATTATTTGTGTTAGGTTTAACTATTGTTGGTTGTTTGCTACTAGCGATCGCAATTGGTCTCATTCGTGGTGAATCCAGTTTCCAAACTCACCTTTCTCAACCTCTGAATACACAACAGCAATTCACCCAAATCTACCAACTAAATACACAGACAACAAGTAAAATCAAGAATCAATAA
- a CDS encoding ABC transporter substrate-binding protein: MKLIKCRNLPTKFLLILTIFFTVFYLIIGCQPQSNNRVYHIGLGPWIGFGPLYLAQEKGFFKDAGIQTELTVITGLAERNSALKSGKIDALAAPVDYFVSAAGNRLDTEIVMAIDESVGGDGIVAKKSIKSFQDLSGKKVAFQRGLPSEFFVRALLQKNGMSLTDLKEIDMETALAGAAFIKGDVDAAVVWEPWLTRATEKGKGYVLASTKEHPNLIVDCLAFNQKVVDQSPEDVQKIVNAVLKAIAYWEKNPQEANKIMAPFFQVDAAKYATILSGAKFNNLARNRQYFGTNENPGPIFAVAKQASDIWLKAGVIEDAVNPKSIISTKFVDGASEFQANVPSSVPIPSKPQQGIDWKEIVKIISNITEIAGVFPAVTIFISSAIGVGIYNIRRKINPSSKTFKFQGQEFSVITTEGLINREEKLQRSPSIDSILVCSQKPLEASYNFAKIVHSKIDQRFSYEYYFYCGEITNQTIDDISSLLQTLSVAKYFLAKKEQELYDKTVNWVEKTPDERKRYIRDNIDIVTSNLHKVQRNITIYLLLGSPEETFCIHQAQNTSICYLRWDDSNIFIKLPKVEANRKRNTLISKVNAINTQNVGIFRIDPHLNIKPDQLLDRIKTRFPDEITRTEEFKNICPAPTS, encoded by the coding sequence TTGAAACTGATAAAATGCAGAAACTTACCGACAAAGTTCTTGTTAATCCTGACAATATTTTTTACCGTATTTTATCTAATTATAGGATGCCAACCTCAGTCAAATAACCGAGTTTATCACATTGGCTTAGGACCATGGATTGGTTTTGGACCACTCTATCTTGCTCAGGAAAAAGGGTTTTTCAAAGATGCTGGCATTCAAACAGAATTAACCGTAATTACGGGTCTCGCTGAACGTAATAGCGCACTCAAGTCAGGGAAGATAGATGCCCTAGCTGCACCTGTTGACTATTTTGTCTCGGCTGCTGGCAATCGACTAGACACAGAAATTGTTATGGCGATAGATGAATCTGTAGGTGGCGATGGAATTGTTGCTAAGAAGTCTATCAAGAGTTTCCAGGATCTAAGCGGTAAAAAGGTTGCCTTTCAACGCGGTTTGCCCAGTGAGTTTTTCGTGCGGGCTTTACTTCAGAAAAATGGAATGAGCCTGACCGACTTAAAGGAGATTGATATGGAAACTGCCCTAGCTGGTGCTGCATTTATTAAGGGTGATGTGGATGCAGCCGTTGTTTGGGAACCTTGGCTAACTAGAGCTACAGAGAAAGGAAAAGGGTATGTTCTCGCCTCTACAAAGGAACATCCCAATCTTATTGTGGATTGTCTGGCATTTAATCAGAAGGTTGTTGATCAGTCTCCCGAAGATGTTCAGAAAATTGTAAATGCGGTACTGAAAGCCATTGCTTATTGGGAGAAAAATCCACAAGAGGCAAACAAGATTATGGCTCCATTCTTCCAAGTAGATGCCGCTAAGTATGCAACAATTCTGAGTGGTGCAAAATTTAATAATCTTGCCCGTAATCGTCAATACTTTGGTACAAATGAAAATCCAGGACCAATCTTTGCTGTTGCTAAACAGGCTTCAGATATTTGGCTGAAGGCTGGTGTGATCGAAGATGCAGTAAATCCAAAGTCAATCATATCAACAAAGTTTGTTGATGGTGCATCTGAATTTCAGGCAAATGTGCCATCTTCAGTACCAATACCTTCCAAACCACAGCAAGGAATTGATTGGAAGGAAATCGTGAAGATTATCAGCAACATAACCGAGATAGCTGGAGTTTTTCCAGCTGTTACTATTTTTATTTCAAGTGCAATAGGGGTAGGTATTTATAATATAAGAAGGAAGATAAATCCATCCAGTAAAACTTTTAAATTTCAGGGACAAGAGTTTTCTGTAATCACTACAGAAGGACTCATAAATAGAGAAGAAAAATTACAGCGATCTCCAAGCATAGATTCTATTCTGGTATGCTCACAAAAACCATTAGAAGCAAGTTATAATTTTGCCAAGATAGTACATTCAAAAATAGACCAAAGGTTTTCTTATGAGTATTATTTCTATTGCGGGGAAATAACAAATCAAACTATTGATGATATTTCGTCCCTACTCCAAACTCTTTCAGTTGCAAAATATTTTTTAGCCAAAAAAGAACAAGAATTGTACGATAAGACAGTTAATTGGGTTGAAAAAACACCCGATGAACGTAAACGTTATATAAGAGATAATATTGATATTGTAACATCAAACCTACACAAAGTCCAACGTAACATTACCATTTACTTACTTTTAGGTTCTCCCGAAGAAACATTTTGCATACATCAAGCTCAAAATACAAGCATATGCTATTTACGTTGGGATGATAGTAATATTTTTATAAAATTGCCTAAAGTCGAAGCAAATCGCAAAAGAAATACCCTAATATCAAAAGTAAATGCAATTAATACACAAAATGTAGGTATTTTTCGTATCGATCCTCATCTGAATATAAAACCAGATCAATTACTTGATAGAATTAAGACAAGATTTCCTGACGAAATTACAAGAACGGAAGAGTTTAAAAATATCTGTCCTGCTCCCACTAGTTGA
- a CDS encoding OmpA family protein translates to MIDRSVGGDAIFLNNIKYPQLKSLRDLKEAQSQGQQLTITYAENTPSEFLALFLSDDFEEFNLQNFHEQKKVKDSSEAWNLLKDTNQNVAVAVLWEPDIGEATKQGYTKILSSDYVPNIIIDVLVASDWIISSQPEQITTFLIAYYNRSLRKDQGIEFFNSRKAQKWMTDGTLEERIKSTAALLQLHGKLNQVPKNPKDLFTSQFVEKAAEDIGDAPEATVTETPTPRGLRNSIGKLRKLKEIKFAVDSAELTQEAKSILDKISQRIIEYEPQKIVIKVMGHTSKSRFPSLNKNLSESRAKVVEQYLSNNSKLQYYTIESEGKDDSELLPGISPDDSKNQRTEIQILRSD, encoded by the coding sequence TTGATTGACCGTTCAGTGGGGGGAGATGCTATTTTTCTGAATAATATAAAATATCCTCAGCTAAAGTCACTGCGGGATTTAAAGGAAGCACAATCGCAAGGACAACAGTTGACAATTACCTATGCCGAAAATACCCCCAGCGAGTTTCTAGCATTATTTCTCAGTGATGACTTTGAGGAGTTTAATCTGCAAAATTTTCATGAACAAAAGAAGGTGAAAGACTCTTCTGAGGCTTGGAATTTGTTAAAAGATACCAACCAGAATGTGGCTGTAGCTGTACTCTGGGAACCTGATATTGGGGAAGCTACAAAACAAGGATATACAAAAATACTATCTAGCGATTATGTACCAAATATAATTATCGATGTACTTGTTGCTTCCGACTGGATCATTTCTTCTCAACCTGAGCAAATTACCACATTTCTGATAGCATACTACAATAGGAGTCTCCGCAAAGATCAAGGGATTGAATTTTTTAACTCCCGTAAAGCTCAAAAATGGATGACAGATGGTACTCTTGAAGAGCGCATTAAATCTACAGCGGCTCTACTACAGCTTCACGGTAAACTGAATCAAGTCCCCAAAAACCCCAAAGATTTGTTTACCTCTCAGTTTGTTGAAAAGGCGGCTGAAGATATTGGCGATGCTCCCGAAGCAACTGTTACTGAAACTCCTACTCCCAGGGGATTACGAAATTCTATCGGCAAATTACGAAAATTGAAAGAGATAAAATTTGCAGTGGACTCAGCTGAATTGACTCAGGAAGCCAAGTCAATACTTGATAAGATTTCTCAGCGGATTATAGAATATGAACCTCAAAAAATTGTTATTAAAGTCATGGGTCACACTTCTAAATCTCGTTTTCCTAGCCTTAACAAAAACCTCAGTGAAAGCCGGGCAAAGGTAGTAGAACAATACTTAAGCAATAATAGTAAGCTACAATATTACACCATCGAATCAGAGGGAAAAGATGATAGTGAGCTTCTACCAGGTATTTCTCCCGATGACTCTAAAAACCAACGCACAGAAATTCAAATACTTCGGAGTGATTGA
- a CDS encoding ABC transporter ATP-binding protein → MEINLSMPSSLLDFQDVSKIFVDSKFRKIQSLENINFSAHQGEFIVIIGPSGCGKSTILRLAAGLDKPTSGKVLYHGKPIQEPDRQRGLVFQSYSVFPWLTVRENIAFGLNKSNSRSNEEKLSQWLSFTGLNEFADAYPKTLSGGMRQRVALARTMIVEPELLLLDEPFGALDEPTRKSMQALLLKAIAGSGCSVLLVTHDISEALILADRIILMSSLPGRILDIFIPPLNDSRTRDHFITPDFKSLYDEILERFPVQVIGE, encoded by the coding sequence ATGGAAATCAATTTAAGTATGCCTAGTAGTTTGTTGGACTTCCAGGATGTCTCAAAAATTTTTGTAGATAGCAAATTTCGTAAGATTCAGTCTCTAGAAAACATTAATTTTTCTGCCCATCAAGGTGAATTTATTGTGATTATCGGTCCTTCAGGTTGTGGCAAGTCTACAATTTTGAGATTGGCAGCAGGACTAGACAAACCGACTTCAGGGAAGGTTTTGTATCATGGTAAGCCGATTCAAGAACCAGATCGGCAACGGGGTTTAGTTTTTCAGTCATATAGCGTATTTCCTTGGTTGACTGTTCGGGAAAATATTGCATTTGGTTTGAACAAGAGTAACTCACGATCAAATGAGGAAAAACTTTCCCAATGGTTAAGTTTCACAGGTTTAAACGAATTCGCTGATGCTTATCCAAAGACACTTTCTGGCGGTATGCGCCAAAGAGTTGCTCTCGCTCGTACAATGATTGTTGAGCCAGAACTACTATTGCTTGACGAACCATTTGGAGCCTTGGACGAACCAACAAGGAAAAGTATGCAAGCCTTATTGCTCAAAGCTATTGCTGGTTCAGGTTGTTCAGTATTATTAGTCACCCATGACATCAGCGAGGCTCTCATCCTAGCTGATCGTATCATCTTAATGAGTTCTCTTCCTGGTAGAATTCTTGATATTTTTATCCCTCCACTAAATGACTCTCGAACTCGTGACCATTTCATTACTCCTGATTTTAAGTCTCTGTATGATGAAATACTTGAACGTTTTCCAGTGCAAGTTATTGGGGAATGA
- a CDS encoding Uma2 family endonuclease, which translates to MLLLQELSELLQAQDPEERQIITGVSWESYEALLDDLGDSLEYRVTYLDEVIELMSPSRRHEKDKNRVGHLLEIYFDEKRIPYFPLGSTTFRKQAKKGGLEPDESYCIGTEKEFPDLAIEIVVSSGGINKLEVYKRLGVKGVWFFINNQFTVYHLRGENYEVIARSELLPDLDLAILAESVISEYPLEAALAFREKIK; encoded by the coding sequence ATGCTATTACTTCAAGAATTATCAGAACTGTTGCAAGCGCAAGATCCAGAAGAACGACAAATTATCACTGGTGTTAGCTGGGAAAGTTATGAAGCATTACTTGATGATTTAGGTGACAGTTTAGAATATAGAGTTACATATTTAGATGAAGTAATAGAATTAATGTCTCCTAGTCGTCGTCATGAAAAAGATAAAAACCGCGTTGGTCATTTATTAGAAATATACTTTGATGAAAAACGCATTCCTTATTTTCCCCTTGGTTCTACAACTTTCCGAAAGCAAGCAAAAAAAGGAGGATTAGAACCTGATGAGTCTTATTGTATAGGGACAGAAAAAGAATTTCCGGATTTAGCAATTGAAATTGTTGTTAGTAGTGGAGGAATTAATAAGTTAGAAGTTTATAAAAGATTAGGTGTCAAAGGGGTGTGGTTTTTCATCAATAATCAATTTACGGTTTATCATTTACGTGGTGAAAATTATGAAGTGATAGCAAGAAGTGAATTATTACCAGATTTAGATTTAGCAATTTTGGCAGAATCTGTAATTTCAGAATATCCTTTAGAGGCAGCACTAGCTTTTAGAGAGAAAATCAAATAG